The Streptomyces sp. A2-16 sequence GATCTGCTGCGGGCCCTCCAGCAGCGGACCTTCCTGCTCATGGTGGCGGTCGTGGTGGGCGCCGGGCTGTTCGGATGGTGGCTGGCCCGGCGGATCACCCGGCGGCTGATCATCCTCACGTCCGCGGCCGAGGACGTGGCCAGGACCCGGCGGCTCGGGATCGACGTGCCGGTCACCGGTTACGACGAGGTGGGGCGGCTGGGGCGGGCCTTCGACCGGATGCTGGGGCGGCTCGCGCAGTCCGAGGAGGACCAGCGGCGGCTGGTGCAGGACGCGGGGCACGAGCTGCGGACACCGCTGACGTCGCTGCGCACCAACATCTCCCTGCTGCGGCGCATCGACGAGCTGCCGCCCGCCACCCGTGACGAACTGGTCGCCGATCTCACGCAGGAAGCCCGCGAGCTGACCGATCTCGTCAACGAACTGGTCGACCTCGCGGCCGGCCAGGCGGACAACGAGCCGCCGCAGCGGGTCGATCTCGCCGAGGTCGCCGAGGAGGTGGCGGGGCTTGCCCGGCGGCGCACCGGGCGGGAGATCCTGGTGCACGCGAACGGGTCGACGGTGACGGACGGGCGGCCCGCGATGCTGCAGCGGGCGGTGTCGAACCTCGTCGAGAACGCGGCGAAGTTCGACCGGGACGGTGCCGCTCCGATCGAGATCTCGGTGTCGGCGTTCACCGCGGCCGGACCGGTCCGGGTGGAGGTGCTGGACCGGGGGCCGGGCATCGCGGACGCCGATCTCGTGCGGGTGTTCGACCGCTTCTACCGGGCGGCGGACGCCCGCTCGTTGCCGGGCTCGGGGCTCGGGCTGTCGATCGTGCGCGAGGTGGCGCTGTCGCACGGGGGCGCGCCGTTCGCGTTCCCCCGGGACGGCGGTGGCACGGTGATCGGGTTCACCGTGGGCGGGGACCCCTCCCGCGGGTGAGCGGAGAGCCGCGCGGTCGGCCACGGCTCACCCGCGGCCGCCGGGGGAATCACCGGTTCGCCGTCCTGCCGAAGCAGCGCTCCAGTTCGTCCAGGTCGTAGAACTTGCTGCCCTTCGCGACCGGCTCGCAGGCCGGCTTGAAGGCCGTCTCCTTCTCGTTGTAGAGCATGCGGACCAGGTACCTGGTGCCCCTGCGGCACACGTCCCACTGGATGTTGGAGCCGAGGGGGGCCACGGAGGCGCCCCTCCAGGGGTTGGTGGCGTACGTGTACGGCGTGGCCGGGGTGGCGCCCCGGGTGCTGCCCGGCAGGCCCATCAGCGCGCCCAGCGGGATGATCTCCTCGGCGTGGGTGAAGCGGAGTTCGGCGCCCAGGTCGCTGGTGCCGGCGCGCTTGGCCTCGACCTGCTCGAAGAAGGTGTCGAGCAGGACGTCCGCCATCCGGTACGTGATGTCGCTGTCCGCGAAGCCGGGGCCCTTCTCGTAGAAGTCCTCGGCGTCGCTGAGGTAACCGAACCAGTCGGCGTCCCGCCTCGAGATGAACCTCTCCAGCCCCCAGCCCCTGCCGCCCGGGCTCTCCTCGCGCATCGCCGGGGCGGGGCGGTGGTGCGGCGGTGCGGACGCGCTTCAGGGATCCTGGCGCAGGGGAGTCGTCTCCAGTGCGGCTCGGGCCAACTCCAGTGCCGGGTGGGTCTGTTCCGCGACCCGGTGGAAGGTCTCCTGCGCGGTGCGGGCCGGCCAGGCCGGGGGCAGGTGGCGGGCCGGGAGCCTCGGGTCCGTGCGGATGGTCCGGAGCCAGTCGCTCACCAGGCGCAGACGGGTGCCGATCGGGTCGTCGTCGGTGCCGCTGCCCAGGTGGGTGCTCCAGCGCTTGTCGAAGGTGACATAGCGGGCGGCGATGGACTCCAGGTCCCAGGTGTCGCGGATCATCTGCTCGATGTCGGTCACGTCGGCGGCCCGCGCGTGGAAGATCTTGACGTGGGCCGTGAGGCCGAGGTCGGTGACCACCGCGGAGACGTCCACCTGGCCGGGGGCGATCCACAAACCGCTGTACAGGGCGCCGAATCCGGACCAGGTGAGCCGTGAGCGCAGGTCGTGGCGCTGGCGTTTCCAGGAGTCGGGCAGGGAGAAGCCGAGCAGGGTCCAGGAGCCGTCCCAGTCGTCGTTGACGGCGCCCTGCTTCCAGATGCGGGTGCGGCCGTCGATCAGGACGCGGGTGGCCTGCGGGGTCAGGCCGAAGAACATCTTGCGGCCCTCGCGCTGACGCTGCAGCAGGCCCCGGTTGACCATGCGGGTGAGGGTGGAGCGCACGGCCTGTTCGCCCACGCCGACCCGGCCCAGGACGTCGATGATGCTGCCCGAGTAGACGCCCAGGTCCCCCTCCTCCAGGACGTGGTTGCCGAAGAAGGTGAGCATGAGCGACTGCGGGCGCGGCTGCGGCCCGTCCGCGGTGTCCAGGATGTCGTCGTCCTCCACGGGGGCAAGGGTACGACCGCCCGCCGACGGTACGGCGGGCGGTCGTGGAACGTCGTGGGAGGTCACCGGCCGTCGGCGGGGTGCGCGAGGTCGTACGGGCGCAGGTAGGGGGTCGGGCGGTACGAGATGTAGCGGGTGGGGGTGGTGGGGTCGGCCGCGGTGGCGCGGGCGTTGAGGGACGCCGGGTCGGTGCCCTGCCAGGTACCGGTGGTCAGGCGGTCCTCCAGGGTGCGGAGGGCGGCGAGTTGTTCGGCGGGGCTGAACGTGCAGTGGCCGGCGTTGTCGACGTAGGCCTGGCGCAGAAGGGGGCCGGAACCGGCCGCCGTGACCGCCCGCTTCAGCGCGCTCTCCGTCTGGACGGGGACCAGGGCGTCGCCGATGGTGTGGACGGAGAGCTGGGGCTTGGCCAGCTTGCCGGTGAAGCTGCTGGTGCCGCTCATCCAGGCGACGGCGGCCGGGTCCGCGGTGATGCGCGGGGCCCGGTCGAGGGCGGCGAGGTCCTTGGTCAGGGAGAGGCCCGCCTTCTTGTACAGCGCGGTGACCTCCTTGCGGACGGAGGACTTGGCGAGCAGCCGGGCGTAGTCGACGCCGGTGTTCCAGGACATGTTGCCGCCCGCGCGGACCTCGGCCTCCTGGCGCCGGTTGAAGGCGGCGATCTTCAGCAGCCCCTTGACGGCGTCGTACTGGTTGGCCTGCTGGGCGTCCCAGTCGGTGGCGGCCGGGCGGGTCTGGGTGGGCGCGTTCCAGACCGGGATGTTGTGCAGGGCGGCGGCGAGGGCGATCCTGGCCCGGCCCTCGGCCGTGGACTGCGCCGAGTCGACCGTGGCGGTCAGGGTGTTCGCCGCGTCGGTGGCCGCCTGCTGGGTCGGGAGGTCCACCAGGGGGACGTCGGATCCCAGGAGCGTCTTGAGGGCGAACACCGGGTCGAGGGTGTTGTTCCAGTTGGCGACGCCGCCGTGGACCAGGCCGCACATCGAGAGCGAGCCGTCGATCCGGTCCGGGTGACGCTCGGCGATCGCGGTGGTGACCAGGCCGCCGTACGACCGTCCCCAGGCGAGGGTGCGGGAGGCCTGGCCGAAGCGGTCGGTGAAGGCGCTCAGGGTGGCCATCTGGTCGGGAACCGCGTCCGTCACCGCCCAGCCGGTGCTGGCGTACGAGGAGCCGATGAGGGCGTAACCCTGCTGGAGGAGAAGGGCCTTGGTGGGGGCGTCCGGGGCGTCCTGGGCGGGGTTCGCCGGGCCTGCGTTGTAGCCGTGGCTGAAGAGGAGGAGGGTGCCGTTCCATGTGGTGGGGACGTCCATCATGTACGTGGCCCCGGAGGGGAGTCGGCCGTCCACGTGGGTGGGGCCCGCGTCGGCCGCCGTGGCGGCGGGTGCGGTGGTCAGGGTGAGCAGCAGGGCCGCCGTGCAGGCGATGCGGGTGCGGTGCCTCATGCGGTGATCTCCTCCGTGTGGGGGGTGGTGGGGAGTTCGGGGGCGGATTCCTCGCCGAGCGAGGTACGGCTCGTCTCGCGGACGAACCACACGGTCAGCGCGGTGATCAGCGAGCCGCCGCACAGCAGGAGGGCGACGGGGGTGCCGTTGCCACTGCTCGCGACCAGGCTTCCGGCGATCATCGGGGAGAAGCCGGCGCCGACCAGCGTCGCGCCCTGGTAGCCGAGGGAGGCGCCCGTGTAGCGGACCCGGGTGCCGAACATCTCGCTGAACAGGGCACCCAGCGGGCCGTACATCAGCGACTGGGAGATGCCGTGGCCGATGACGACGGCCAGGATCAGTGCTCCCGACGACTTGGAGTCGACCAGAGCGAGGACGGGGAAGGCGGTCGCGGCGGACAGGATCGCGCCGGTGAGGACGACCGGGCGGCGGCCGATCCGGTCGGAGAGCGCGGAGGCGCAGGGCAGGACGACCAGGGCGACCGCGGCGGAGACGGTGAGCGCGGTGAGCACCTGGGGGCGGGGGTAGCCGATGCCGGTGGCGTACGCGATCAGGTAACTGGTCAGCAGGGACTGGGCGGTGAAGGCGCCGATGCCGACACAGCAGGCCAGCAGCACCGGGCGCGGGTGGCGCAGGACGTCGAGGATGGGGAGCCTCGACTCGGCGCGGTCCTTCTTCACCTCGGCGAACAGCGGGCTCTCGACCACCTGGAGGCGGACGAACAGGCCGACGCCGAGCAGCAGCACGCTCAGCAGGAACGGCACGCGCCAACCCCAGGCCGCGAACTGGTCCTTGGGGAGGGTGGAGACCATCGCGACCACGGCGGCGGAGATCAGGGAGCCGAGCGGGGCTCCCATCTGCGTGAAACTGGACCACAGACCGCGGCGCTTGTCGCCCGCGTGCTCCACGACCATCAGGGTCGCGCCGCCCCACTCACCGCCGATGGCGATGCCCTGCAGCACGCGCAGGGTGATCAGCAGGACCGGCGCCCAGACGCCGATGGTGTCGTACGTGGGCAGCAGGCCGATGAGGAAACTGGCACCGCCCATCAGGCCCATGGTGAGCAGCAGCATGTTCTTGCGGCCGAGGCGGTCGCCGAAGTGCCCGAAGACGATGCCGCCGATCGGGCGGGCCACATATCCGGCGGCGAAGGTGCCGAACGCGGCGATCGTGCCGACTGCGGGGTCGGCGCCGGGGAAGAACAGTTCGCCGAAGACGAGTGCGGCGACGGTGCCGTAGACGAGGAAGTCGTAGAACTCGACGGCGGTGCCGAGCAGTCCGGAGAGGGCGACTCGGCGGAGTTGGCGGCTGCGTTCCGATGCGGTGGGGGACGGGGACATCGCGGTCTCCCTTGAGCGGGGGGAAGGACACCGTGAAATTAGGCTGTCTAGTGACCGTCGTCAATAAAGTGCACAACATTAGCTGAGATGTGACGCGGGTCACTGGAGCTCGGTGATCCGGACGCGCAGTTGAGGACGTGACCACAGATATGCGAACCCGGATACGGGCCGGGGATCCGGACGCCTTCGCGGAGCTCTACGGCCAGTGCGCCCGCTCGGTGTACAACCACGCCTTCCGGCTGACCGCCGACTGGTCCGTGGCCGAGGACGTCATGTCGGCCACGTTCATGGAGGCATGGCGGCGCCGGGACTCGATCGAGGCCGAAGGGGGTTCGCTGCGGCCGTGGCTGCTCGGCATCGCCACGAACGTCTCCCGCTCCCACGGCCACGGCAACCGGCGTTACCGGGCCGCGGCGAGCGCGGCGGTCCAGGCGGGTGTCGTAGAGGTTGCCGACCATGCCGAGGAGACCGCGGGGCGGGTGGACGACCGGCGCCGGATCGCCGCCACGCTGACCGCACTCGGCTCGCTGAGACGCCCCGAACGCGAGGTCCTGGTGCTGTGCCTGGCTGACCGAGAGCTACCCGCCCGCGGACCTCACCCCCGCGCTCTACAAGGCCGCCGCCAGGATCCCGGGGGTCGTCGCGGTGGACGCGACGGGCCGCCACGGCGTCGCCGTCGCGCGGCTCGACGAGCAGAGCGGACAGCGCACGGAGTGGATCTTCGACAAGAAGACGTACGCGTTCCTCGGTGAGCGCAGTGTGCAGGTCGAGCCGAGCGAGACCTTCCCGAAGGGCACCGTGAACTTCACGATCGCGATCACTCAGCGGGCGGTCGTGAACGAGATGAAGGAGGTGCCGGGGCAGGCGGGCTGACGGGTCAGGCCCGCTGCAACTCCGGGGCGGGCCGCTCACCCGAGCCGCGCACGATCAGGCGGGTCGGGACGGTGATGGTCCGGGCCCGGCTGCGGTCGCCGTCGAGGCGGGACAGTGCCGTGGTCGCCGCCGTTCTGCCGATCTCCTCGGGGTCCTGGGCGACGACGGTCAGGGCCGGTTCGAGCGCTTCGGCCAGCGGGACGTCGTCGAAGGAGACGACGGCGACGTCCTTGCGCCTGCTGCGGGCGAGTTCGGCGACTATCCCCAGGGCGACGATGTTGTTGCCGGCGAACAGGGCGGTGGGGGGATCGGCCAGCTCGAGGAGCTGGGAGGTCGCGGCCGAAGCCCCCTGCTGGTCATGGGCGTTGGTGACCAGCGACCGGTCGTAGGGGAGGCCGGCCCGGTCGAGGGCCTCGCGGTACCCGGCGAGACGCTCACGGCGGGTGTAGAGCTTGACCGGCAGGTCGCCGACGAAGCCGATGCGCCGATGGCCGTGGGCGATCAGATGGGCGACGCCGTCGTGGGCGCCGGTGCGGTTGGAGCTGACGACGCTGTCGGCGGCCAGGCCCGCTCCGGGGCGGTCGAGGAACACGACGGGCAGTCCCGTCGCGCGGTGCGTCTTGAGGTGGGAGTGGTCGGCGCCGACGGACGGCACGACCAGCAGGATGCTGACGCGACGAGCCAGGAACTTGTCCGTCAGGGCGCGTTCCCGGTCCGGTTCGTCCGCCGAGGAACCCATGAGCAGGGTCAGTCCACGGTCGCGGACCGTGTCCTCGATGCTGCGGGCCACCGCGCCGAAGAACGGGTTGCCGAGGTCCGGGATGACCAGACCGATCGTGGTGTCGGGGCCGCCGACGCGGATGTTGCGGGCCATCAGGTTCGGCTGGAAGCCGAGCTTGGCCACGGCGGCCAGCACCTGTTCCCTGGTCTCGGCCGACGCGGGTCCGTCCTCGTTGAGAACGCGGGACACCGTCTTGGCGCTGACGCCCACTTCGCGGGCGACGTCGGCCAGGGTCGGGCGGCGGTTCGCTGCCATGGAGGAAACCGTCTCCTGTGCTCGTCGGTTCCGGCCGCGGCCTCGGCCGGATGCCGTCGAGTGTCGAGTGCTGTGGTCAGGTGGCCTGGACGCCCGCGGCCTTCGCGGCCTCGGAATCCGCTACGACAGTACCTCCGGCCTCATCGACGGTGAGCGCGCCGGTCATGATGGCGACGACCTCCGCCATGGAGTAGTCGGAGGGCTTGATCAGGGCGGCCCGCCGGCCCAGCCGGTGGACGTGGATCCGGTCCGCGATCTCGAAGACGTGCGGCATGTTGTGGCTGATCAGGACGACCGGCATGCCCCTGTCCCGGACCCGGCGGATGAGGTCGAGGACCTGTCCCGACTCCTTGACGCCGAGCGCGGCGGTGGGCTCGTCCATGACGACGACACTGCGGGCCCAGGCGACGGAACGGGCGACCGCCACGGCCTGCCGCTGCCCTCCGGACAGGGTCTCGACCGCCTGGGTCAGCGACCGCAGGCCGATCTTCAGGTCGGCCATGTGCTCGGCGGCCTCCTGGCGCATCCGCTTCTTGTCGAGCATGCGGAACACGCTCCCGAGGACACCGGGCCGGCGCAGCTCGCGGCCGAGGAAGACGTTGGACGCGATGTCCATCGAGGCGGCCACGGCCAGGTCCTGATAGACCGTCTCGATGCCGTGGGCGCGGGCGCTCTGCGGGCCGGAGAAGTGGATGGGCTCGCCGTTGAGACGGATCTCGCCCGCGTCCGGTGTCACCGCACCGGTGAGGGCCTTGATCAGGCTGGTCTTTCCGGCGCCGTTGTCGCCGATGACGGCGAGCACCTCGCCGGGCAGCAGGTCGAAGTCGGCGCCGTCGATGGCGGTGACCTGGCCGTAGCGCTTGACGAGACCGCGGGCCTGGAGGACGGGGGTGGGGGAGGCGAGGGCGCTCATCGGGCCTTCTTCCGGGAGATCTGGTCGACGGTCACCGCGAGGATCACCAGCACACCGGTGATCAGGGTCTGGTAGATGGAGGCGACGCCCATCAGTTGGAGCCCGTTGCGGAAGACGCCGACGATGAGGACGCCGATGAAGGTGCCGAGCACCGAGCCGCGGCCGCCGAAGAGGCTGGTGCCGCCGAGGACCACGGCGGTGATGCTGTCGAGGTTGTCGGTCTGGCCCGCCTGCGGGTCGCCGACTCCGGTGCGGGAGATGAGCAGCAGGGCGGCGACGCCGTAGAGGAGACCGGCGACGGTGTAGACGCCGATGGTCAGCCGGGAGGTGCGGATGCCGTTCAGCCGCGCGGCTTCCTGGCTGTTGCCCAGGGCGTAGACGTGCCGGCCCCAGCCGGTGCTGCTCAGCGCGTAGGCGAGCAGGAGGAACAGGGCGATGGTGACCAGGGAGCCGTAGGTGATGTCGGTGTGGCCCATCGGGAAGGTCTGCCCGAGGGCCGTCAGCGGTCCGGGCAGGTTGGTGACCGTCTGCTCCTCGGAGTAGATGTGGGTCAGCGCGAACGCCACGTTGAGCATGCCGAGGGTGACGATGAACGGCGGCAGCGGGATCTTCTGCACCAACAGCCCGTTGACGAGACCGAAGCCGCCGCAGACGACCAGGCCCAGCGCGATGGCGAGGAGCGGCGGCAGCGAGCCCTCGGCGGCCATCTTGGCGATCACGATGCTGCCGAACGCCATCACCGCTCCGCACGACAGGTCGATGCCCGCGGTGAGGATGATCAGGGTCTGGCCGATGGCGAGGGTGCCGACGACCATGACCTGCTGCACGATCAGCGAGAAGTTCCCGCCGGTGAGGAACTGGTCGGTCGAGACGGCGAAGAAGACACAGGCGAGCAGGAGAGCGACCAGCGGGCCCGTGGTCGGTGCCGTGAGCAGTCTGCGGGCCGTGGTCGGCGCTTTGAGTTCGGCGTACGGCGAGGAGGTGCTCGGGGGCGTGGACGTGGCGGTCATGCGAAGTCCTTGTCGGAAGACAGAAGTCCTGGTGGGAGGACAAGGGGGCGGCCGTCCCCGGGGCGGGGAGGTGCGGGGCCGGCCGCCCCGCTCAGCGGCGGGGCGAGGTCGTACGGTCCCCGGGGCGGGGCTCAGCCCCAGCAGTTCTCCAGGCCGAAGGCGGTGTCCTTGGAGGCGACGCCCGTCTGGGCCTTGTCGGTGATCAGGGTGACGCCGGTGTCGGTGTAGCCGGACGCCTTCTTGCCGTCCTTCGCGTACGTCACCACGGCGTTGACGCCCTCGGCGGCCATCTTCAGCGGGTACTGCTGCGAAGTGGCCGCGATCTTCCCGTCCTTGACGGCCTGGGTGCCGGTGCAGCCGCCGTCGACGGAGACGATCAGTACGTCCTTCTCCCGGCCCTTGGCCTTCAGCGCGGTGTACGCGCCGAGCGCGGCCGGCTCGTTGATGGTGTAGACGAGGTTGATGCCGGGCTCCTTCTGGAGGCAGTTCTCCATCGCGGTCTGGCCCTTGGCCTGGTCGCCGCCGGTGTCCTGGGCGCACGCGACGTCCTTCTCGGCGGCACCGAAGCCCTTGAGGAACCCGTTGTGCCGCTGGACGCCGACGGAGACGCCGGGGGCGAGGTCGAGGGTGGCGATCTTGGCCGCCTTGCCCTTCATCGCGGCCTTGGCGTACTCGCCGATCAGCTCGCCGGCCTTGAGGTTGTCGGTGGCGAAGAGGGCGTCGACCGCGCTCTCCGGCTCGGTCGGCGTGTCCAGGGCGATGACCAGCACGCCCTTGGCCTTCGCCTTGGCTATCGCGGGCACGATCGCCTTGGAGTCGCTCGGGGTGATCAGGATGCCCTTCACCCCGGCGGCCACCATGTTCTCGATGGCGGTGACCTGACCGGCGTTGTCCCCGTCGAACTTGCCCGCGGCGGTCATGAGCTGGACGCCGTCCTTCTTGGCGGCCTTCTCCGCGCCTTCCTTCATCTTCACGAAGAACGGGTTGGTGTCGGTCTTGGTGATCAGTCCGACCTTGACCTTGCCCGAACCGGCGCCGACGGAGTCCGATCCGGAGCCGGAACCGCAGGCCGTCAGGGCGAGCGCCGCGACCGAGGTGCACGCGGCGACTCTGATCAGGGAGGAGGGCAGTCGAGGGGTGCGAGACATGGACGACTCCAGCGGGATTGCGGGCGAGCGGCGGCATCGGAGCATGCCGTCCCTGGGTGTCATCGTTGACTTATGTCATCGTTGACACTGCCGAGGATGATGACCCCGTCTCCCGGCGGCGTCAATGCCCCGCGCCAGTCACAAGTCCGCAACGGTGAGGGCGGCCGCCCGTTTCGCGCCCGAACCGTTGACGTATCGATCGCGTTGCGCTCATCATGCAGACCCACGGCTGTCATCGATGACACAAGTCAACGTTGACACTCGTCGGGGCCACCGCGACGGACAAGGACACGCATCCGTGAAGAAGACCCTGCTCGCCGAGTTCACCGCCCGTGAGGGGGCGCAGGACGAGGTCGCCCGCATGATCGTGGAGTACGCCGACCAGGTGCGGGCCGAGGAAGGCAACCTCGCTTTCGACGTCTACACCAAGGCGTCCCACCCGCGCGCCTTCTGGATCTTCGAGGTCTACCGGGACGAGGACGCCTTCCAGGCGCACCTGAACGCCCCGTACGGCGGTCCGTTCAACGCCGCGCTCACCCCGCTGATCGAGGAGGACGCCTCCGTGCTGACGTTCCTCGACCCGGTGGCCTGACCGGGCCGGGCCGCCCGGTCAGCCCTTCGCCGCCTCGCGTTCGCGGCCGCGCGTACCCCGGCGCCCGCCCGCGGCGAAGAAGTCGGTCAGGGGCAGGCTCGCCGCGCCGACCGTGACCGCGTCCGGGCCGAGTTCGCCGAGGTCGACGGAGACCCGTTCGGCGGGGTGGCGCAGCGCGTACGCGTCGGCGTACCGGCGCACGGCCGGCAGGAAGCGTCGGCCGAGCTGGAGGCCGGCCCAGCCGCCGATGAGGATGCGTTCGGGCTGGAAGAGGTTGACCAGGTCGGACAGGCCCGCGCCGACGTACTCGGCGGTCTCCTCCAGGACGGCGAGGGCCGTGGGATCGGGCTCGGCGTGTCCGGCCGGGTGGGCGGTGGCGGGGTCGGCCTCGCCGCCCCGGGTCGGACGGTCCGCGGCGCCCTCCGTCGGTTCGGCCTCGGCGCCTCCCGTCGCATCGGCCTCGGCGCGCCCCGTCGGATAGGCGGCGGTGAGCAGCGCGGCCAGCGCGGTCTCCTCGTCGGCGCCCTCGGGCGGCCGGCCGCCCGCCTCGCGCCAGCGGTCGACGAGCGCCCCCGCGCCCGCGTAGGCCTCCAGGCAGCCCAGGGCGCCGCAGCGGCAGCGGCGCCCCCTGACCTGCACGGTCATGTGTCCCCACTCCAGGGGGCGGCCGTGGTCCACGTCCTCGGTGACGAGACAGGCGCCGACGCCCGAGCCGAAGAGGACGACGACCGCGTTGCGGGCGCCCCGGCCGGCGCCGAACCACAGCTCGGCCTGGCCGAGCGTGCGGGCGCCGTTGTCGATGAAGAACGGGACGGAGTCGGGGAGTTCACAGGTCGAACGCAGCAGGGACTCCAGCGGGACGGCGTCCCAGCCGATCGTCTGCCCGTGGACCACCGCGCCCTGCCCGGGCGTGCGGGCCACGATGCCGGGGACCCCGATGCCGACGCCCAGGAGCTGTTCGGGGGTGACGTCCGTGTCGGCGAGGACCTCGGCGATGCCGTCGCGGATGTGACCGACGACGACCTCGACGTCGTAGCCGTGGTGTTCCAGGGGCCTTTCGGTGCGGGCGAGTTCGGTCAGGGTGAGGTCGAACAGCTCGACGCGGACGCGGGTCTCGCCGACGTCGACGCCGATCATGTGGCCGCCGGCGGGGGCGACGCGCAGCAGGGTGCGGGGGCGGCCGCCGTCGGACTCGACGGTGCCGGCCTCCTCGACCAGCCCGTCCTCGACCAGTTCCGCGACCACGTTGCTGATGGAGCCGCCGCTCAGACCGGTGGCCGGGGCCAGCTCGAAGCGGCTCATCGGCCCGTCGAAATACAGCCGCCGCAGCACCGCGGCCCGATTGCCGCGCCGCAGGTCACGCACCGTCCGCCCGTTCCGCCCCGCCATGTGGATCCCTTCCGAAGCAGCCTCGACCTGCAAGATACCGCTGCGCCGACTCTTGACGCGACTTTCCTTCGCGTCTTAAATCACGCCATAAATTAACTCCGGGGCGGTGTTCGAGAAGCGAACGCATCCGGAGGTCTCCCCTGGAAGGGACTCCAGAGCCATGCGCAGAAC is a genomic window containing:
- a CDS encoding putative quinol monooxygenase, with the protein product MKKTLLAEFTAREGAQDEVARMIVEYADQVRAEEGNLAFDVYTKASHPRAFWIFEVYRDEDAFQAHLNAPYGGPFNAALTPLIEEDASVLTFLDPVA
- a CDS encoding ROK family transcriptional regulator, with the protein product MAGRNGRTVRDLRRGNRAAVLRRLYFDGPMSRFELAPATGLSGGSISNVVAELVEDGLVEEAGTVESDGGRPRTLLRVAPAGGHMIGVDVGETRVRVELFDLTLTELARTERPLEHHGYDVEVVVGHIRDGIAEVLADTDVTPEQLLGVGIGVPGIVARTPGQGAVVHGQTIGWDAVPLESLLRSTCELPDSVPFFIDNGARTLGQAELWFGAGRGARNAVVVLFGSGVGACLVTEDVDHGRPLEWGHMTVQVRGRRCRCGALGCLEAYAGAGALVDRWREAGGRPPEGADEETALAALLTAAYPTGRAEADATGGAEAEPTEGAADRPTRGGEADPATAHPAGHAEPDPTALAVLEETAEYVGAGLSDLVNLFQPERILIGGWAGLQLGRRFLPAVRRYADAYALRHPAERVSVDLGELGPDAVTVGAASLPLTDFFAAGGRRGTRGREREAAKG